AATTCTTGCGGCGTCGAATCGAGTGGCATGCTAGCAACAAACTTTTCTAACCAGGTGTGGTGGCTTGCAACCGAATTTTCCTTGCTACTCAATGTTCTACAGAGTGTTGGCCATTTCGCTTTTGGTTGTTTTCGCCTTCACTTACCCACTGCACACACAGATAAAATGGGATATAAAGACGGAATATCTAAGCTAAACCCAACAGTAATAAACGGGCGAAAGCGGGGAATGAAAGATATCTATTCGTTCCCtctagaaacaaaaaaaaatgaaaatgaaagtgaaaaacAGCTGCTGTGCCATCGGGTCACTCGCAATCCCATCTGCTGACATGAGAGTATAGTTGGCACGTGCCTGAGTGGGGCCTTTTTTTACCACGgattgtttatttgttttctttttccttttccttttacttcaCCACTCCACTCTATTCTGCTTtgctccctttcccctttttgatTAGTTTTCGTCATTTTtgatgtttgtttcttttatttgttcggACATACAGTTTGAGAGGGAGAAGTAGCGGCGGAGGAAGGAGATGAGATGAAAAGGACGCCACACAGTTAAGCACATTATTGTTGAGAgcttttgttggtttgtcAATATAAGTGCTCAACATAACACGagagaggagaggggaaaggaacagcagcaacaacaacgaatgataataataaaacaaaaccgaaaagaaaggagggaaaaggaaaaggaaaagaaacttacGAAGCAATTacaatgtatatatgtgaatGTAGAAGTGTAGTTTCGGATGCTGAAGGTATTTGGTTGCTTCTCTGGTGTGTTGGGCATCATGTAATTAGGTAATCATTGCTCTACGCTTCTTGGTGTGCAAATGTGTGTGCCCACTGAGGGTGTTTCTGCGCTGTGTACGTTTatctttgtgtttgcatgaTGGGTTTTGTGTGTAGTGTAGCGGCAAAACATTAACCAAACTCGGTACTCACCATCGGAATGCAAagcaagacaaaacaaaacaaaacaagaaaagaaaaagaaaagcaatatGACCCtccttctctatttttatAATCATTAtgatcattttttttttatcttttttctttcttttatgtgTTGTTGGTCGTTTTCGTCAAAACTTCATCCGCGATGTGCAGGACGATCAACGGAGTGTAAAAGATGGGTGGACGGAAGGAGATGAAAGGGGCCCATACAAGCGCACGCATAAGTGGTTGTGTTGGCAAGCTAAAAATTCCATATGAAACCGTGTGAGCATGCGCAATCCGTGCGGCTATTATGTCTCCatcgttatttcctttttttttcttccttctccccttGACTGTTTGATTGATTGGTTTATTCACTCATTCACTCATCCATTCTCTTTGTTTGGTCACCTTCCGTTGTCGGTTCTCAGTTTGAAAGTGTACATGAAAGGCAAAACTTGGAGACTTTCACTTCGTACATCAGTTGATGACGTGCCCGCCCCGATGGGTTTCCTCCCAAGTCCGTCAagtattttccttttaattgGGGCGGGGATTTGACACGTGTGTGCTGCGCCATGCGCTCTTTCACGTTCGTAtctctgttttcttttgtttcacaatttttctttgtcacttccacacaaacacaaccacacccacgcacgcacgctgcggcctctttctcttccttcttttcgtttttttttgccttttgtcTCTGTATCGCCTGGGCTGTCCTTTATTTCGTTTGAAGCGTAGTAATAGAAGTAAGTGGTGGGCGCTAAGGCACAAGCAAAAAGAGGGTGTAAGAGCgcatataaataaacatacatatatatatatatatatatatataattatatatattggaAGGGGGAATAAATATCACAAATACATCGCTGATGTTTTCGGGTTCTGAAGGCAGCGTTCGAACGGATGACACCAACGTTGAACCACCGCCAATACCGAAAACTCGCGGCCCGTTACTTTTTGAAGGTGTGAGGTTGGCGGGCGGCCCCCCGCGCAGAACACCCAAAAGATCGTGCTCTCGTTACTTTTCTGTAACCAGGAAAACGACTTCTGCGGGGACAGATGAGTGTGAACATGCGCCACCAGGGTTTTCATTAGTTAATACACCAAGCACACAAGATGTTTCCCCCTCAGCGAAAATGGAACTGCCGTGCAGTGCTGCTGCCCattatgatgatgacgatgatgatgatgatattatACCATCGACTGCCCCACTTCCGACACCACACCCGGTGATGCACAGAGTTTTAGCAACAGGACAACCCAATGGAGTGTCGCGGTTGTTGCCATTTGATGAATATGTTGTTGAGGAAGTGACACCGAGAAAATGTAGCAGCATTTCAGCAGATACAAGTGGTGCCGCGCCCTCCACCCCGCAAGGCACTGAACTAAGAGAAGTTACACAGGTGGAAGAACAATCACCGCTTCCCGCGGTTCCAGAGATGTGTGAGTCGCCAACACGATTTACGCTTGGTCCACGACTACCGgtaaatggggaaaaggtcCGTAtggatttttattttctccaacAGGAAGTTGATGCGTGGGCAAAACCTATCGAAACGACAGCCGACGTCGAGTGGCACAAACAGCACCTACAAGAAACGAGGGTCGCAATGCGTTCCCTGCTGCATGAGTTGGAAGTACTTATAGCGAGAGAAGCCGCAGAACATGAGCGGTTGTGCATTGCGAGGGGGTTCAGTGCAATGGAATCCACCAGTGATGGCAAATGCACTTATGCGGGTGAAACCGATGTTGTGAGTAAAACTAGAGGCAAGGAATGGAAACAAGAGGAATTAGAAACGCTGGAGGCGTGGCGGGTGGAAAAGGGGGCACTTTTGGCACAAAAGTCAAAATTGCTTCGCGAGCACCAGGAGTTGCAATACCGTTTGCGCTCTCATTTAAGTGGTAGCGCTACTGGAAGAGTGACACCATCACCAAATACTAGCGTTAGCAGAAGTAACAAAAGTAGGGGAGATGAGGGAAATATCGGTGGGATGTCGACTCCACTCGACAACGGCGTGGCGCAATTACGGCTTGAAATCAGTGAGATGAATGCCAAGTTAAAGAAACTTGAAGATGCATACAAAGTTCTTCATGACAACCAACAATGGCGTCAGGGAGAGTTTGATGATGAATATGGCGCGTTATGTCGTGCGCTCGCCACAGCAACGGCTGGAGAAATAAACAACCGCACGGCTTTGCAAGATACCATTAGGGAGGCGGAAGGTGTGCGGGCAAATTGTCTCAGGCAAGGTGATGCATCGCTTGTATCTCTAATGGAGCGTGGTTTGAGCGAGGCTAAAGCAGCTCTTAAATGCCACGACACCGAGCAATACGAAACTAAGTGAAGTTTCACATACAAATTCGGTAGACGTTCTTGCGGGGAAACGGTGTGTTTCCTTCAAAAGAgacgaaaagggggaaaaataataaagaacaacaacaacgacaacaaaacaaaacaaaaaaagaaggtggtgtCATGACAGGCCGGATCCTCTCCTTCTAACACCCGAGTAGTTGCCCGCAAGACGTGTTTCTCAAGCAGGAGGAGATTCGGAGGGGAAAGCCTCTTGGTGTTATATGTACCTTagtttcccttccattcctttcttgttattttattgtaatttttttttcttctgtgcaCCGAGGAGctcactttttccttttttcccccccctctctctctctctatatatatatatataagggaAAAGTTGATGCTTTTATGCCTGTGAAGATTCGGTGCTCGTCTACTTGGGTAGTGTTTTGCCTGTCcgcctttgttttgtttttgtttttgtttttgttctttttcttttttcgaaTTTCATTTACATTCATACCATTAGTTGGTCCTGTCAAATACTTTCATTATACTAAATCTTTTATCGGTGCCTTTCTGTCTAATGACTGgaattttttacaaaaaaaacttttttcccctaTATTTGTGTAATCAGAGTGCGCGTGTACCATACGAGCAGTGGCTaattaaaggggaaaacaaacgatatataattatataaccgaaaaaaaaataattataataaataagtaaacaaaaaatatgccggcaaaaaagaaaggagggcgTGGAAAGACGCTTAATATTGTGGACTTCAATGTTGACTACATCCCGGAGGACAATTTAGACTGGGCAGTTGTGGTGCCTCAGGAAAAAACGCAGGAGCAGGTGTTGGAAGAGAAACTTGCCAAGAGGGATTACAGTCGTACAGCCAACAATGTTCTAGTTGAAAGCGGTGGTTTCCGCGAGGCCCCATCGGAGCAAGTCACACGGCGAAGGGGAATAGAAGACCTGGAGCCACCATATGTAGCGCATTTTGGAAACCTCCGCAACGGAACAACCGAGGAGGAGTTTCTGCGTAACTTTCACGAAGATGTTGTTGTGACATCACGGCTTATTAATCAGGATGGTAAAAGTTTCGCATTTGTAGAGTTTAAAACGCCTCAGGCCCTTCTTATTGCCCTCGCGATGGACCAATCACTTGTTAAAGGGCGTAAGTTATACGTAGATTTAGCCACGCCCAAGCAGGTGGAACGGTTACGCGGCCATAGTGGTGGACTTTCTCGCCAAAATGCGGGACAACCCCAACAAAACCCTGCACTTCAGAACGTTAACTTAACTCGTGATGCGTTTGGATCTACGCAACCgaatgagagggaaaaggatttGGGCAGCCGTTCCGGGTTTGGAAGCCGAAACGACTTGCATGTACTATCCGACCTCTCCCGTGATACGCTAGGAACTGCTACACGACCAAATGAAGGTCTGCTCAGTCCTGTTGGTCCACCGGATTTTTCCAGTTGGCGCACGGAGGCCCCAACGGCCCAACCGGAGTTTCAACCGACGCTGCGGGAAAACCGCCGAAGTGAAACCGATTTGGACCGTCGCCGTggacgtggtggtggtggtggtggtggagttaAGGGACAAAGTTTTGGAAGTCTTGCGAATTGGCGCGATGAACCGATGGTGCAGGCACCTCCAATGGTGACAGCAGCTGCTGGTGAGGGAAATGCGCCACCTGAAGAAGGCGGTGCGGGTCGTAGGAATCGCGGGCCCCCGAGGTCTTCCGCAGCACCGGCGGAACCCTGCAAGTGGGAGGAACTGCGGAGATGAGGAGACTTTCCGTtgatgtttttcttcttttttttctttttttaacggAGGAAACACGACCGCATGGAGAGGGAAGGGGCGGGTTTTTCACCCAAAAGTGGATGATGGGGTGCCAAAAGATGTTTAATGCTGAGGGATTATAAATGGAAGCAAACACACAACCTTCGACAAACCGGAGGTCACCTTCAAGAGTGGCTTGAGGAGGGGTGGGCGATGGAAAAGcaggataaaaaaaaagttatgaaagagagaaaaaggaaaattttttttaaaagtttatTAATGgaggaatgaagaaagaaagaaagaaaggaaaaaaaaatcaaagaaTGAAGAATGCCGTTTAACTCGTTCGATACGATCGCTGCGCACCCTCCGTCATATAAATCATTTGTTCGCCCTCCCCATGCCGCAACGAAGGGAAGTTAAGGAAAGTGTAATACCTTCattgaaaagaagagggttCCCGAAGCAACTGTCCAGCGTGAAAGGATCATTTTAAATGTGAAATATTTCCGCTAACAGTAAAGCGGAAGAATAATACGAAGCAACCATTCAAAAGAGGTTGCAAATGCACAGTGAACATCAAGAAAtaagtgaaaacaaaaaggggagaTAAAAGTAACGACCGTGGAAATATCACATCATAAACAGTGCgttagggggggggggaaggtgaTTAGAGCGTTACTTGACGTGGGGAGGAGTAATATGCGGACTAAAAATAATATAGGCATTTGTGTTCGGAAGTGATTTAAGGTATAATGAACGCGTTATGACTATCTAAGGAAGGATATGCTTGCATTGCAACATGTTTTCACACAGAAGAAGCGATTATAAGAGGAGGGGGACCACTCTTCAAGGCGCAttagtttctttgttttcaacAGAGAACTTTGcaaaatcattttttttgttaacctCTTTTCATTCTTGTCACtctaatttttctttccctctttctaaGGCCACATAACACCCCATCTATTTAGCTAACagtaaagcaaataaaaaaattatagataTTGGAGGCCATGAGTTTCATATGCTGCAAGGAAATCGAGGCAGTAATGGCATTCCCAGGGAAagcgaagaaggaaaatatttCTCCCAGCTTGTGGACAGATCCCAGTCGCTACGATTTCCTGCCATGATGCGGTGTTGGCGCCACCACCGCTACCACAAATGAAACCACTGATGACTATAACGTTTCACTCTTGTCGTAGGAAATGTCTTGACGAAACTTATACTTCGTTTGATTCTGAATTATTTATTACTTCCTTCACACCCTATCATTCGTCGCCCCTTATTTACTCTTTCCGTTGGAACAATGATGTGAATCTATCTGTGCAAATGACACCTCTAGTCTGAAACACAACATGACGCGAGCACAAATACAAGTTATCCCTGGCTGAGTAATCCAACTCCATTCTCTGTCCCTTCCCTAAGCAATTCATATCGAGTTCTCTACTGAGAGAATtcgcatatatatttttttttctttttttctttacttgtgtatttggggggggggggattcGCGTTCGGTCCGCGCGACCATTTGGGATGATCTTAACACGGTATCGTATACTATtttgccatcttttttttttttctgagaTGAGGCTGAAACACTTGCCCCATCACTTGGAAACTGAAATAGCAATGGCGAACGACATGCGACGTGAATGCCCACTGTATTGTAGCGGCAATGCCTGGAGTGAGGAATGTAAGCAGTCACACGACCCCTACATCCCTCTCTCAGTTACAATTtaaggaggtggtggtggccgGTATGTTATCACTGAGGGGATCACATTGGAAAGGAAATGCGCACATGCGTTCTTTCCTTTGTCACCTTCTCTTTTACCCTCCACTatcacccttttcttttccaaccCTTCCCTCATCGTCATTCCAAGCTTTCAGTGGCACAGTCATCGCTCCGTCTTTTCGGCGGTGCGAGCGCGTCCTGCCCTGTCCTGCGCCATATAATAATCTCCATCCTCAGATTCGCTTAAAACTTTATTATCTAGAGTAATAATCTTCCCCTACCGACGAATGAAATTCCAAGTGCATCCTTGAAACTTGTGGAGAAAAATTTGGGGAAAAGGTGGCCCTTTTTAGGTGCCGTGGTGGAGTCTTTATTACCATCCACTGGTGCTGCGGCCAAATCACAGTTCCCAAAAACCTCCCTGCCGGTTCCGCCGGTGCGACTGCgctgaaagaaagaaaaaagggatattGATCGACCGCCGGGAAGCTCCACTACCGTGCCCGTGCGGGCGCTTAACTTTTGCTCAAACGTATCTCCACTAGGTCCTTGAATTCATTCCCTGAGGTTCCTTCGCCTTACATGGGAATGCTTCATTACGTGTTAAGCGGGAACTACGGCGGAGAAAGGCCTCTCCACCTTACGAACCGGctctctctcctttccaAAATTCGTGTGAAAATACAGCTTCTGTGAGGACTGCTGcttatttattaatttttttttttttggggggggggggaggagggtcgTAGGGCGCGAGGTTTTTAGCGACATTTTTGTCTTCCCTGCCCTCTGCGAGTAACGAACGCATTCAACATATTCAGTGTTTGACCCTCCATTGAcggtggtgtttttttttttccatgaaGGGCGACGGCTACACAGAGTAGCGCGGACGGAAGTGATGGCGAGAAAGGCAGAAGCTCCCTCCGCTTCCAAGTCGCGAACTCACTTGGCATACCCGAAATCCCAGCCTCTATTAGGGCGTTCACTCTTTTACATCGTTTTTTTCACCTCCTGGAGTCTCGCAGTCCCGTCTTCACGGGGCTGAGGCCCCACTACTTGGCTATTTTCCAGCCATGACCAATACAGCGGCGTCCCGCACCGTGTTGAAACTGAATCATCCGTCCAAACGCATTCATTTTCAGCCAGATTCCCGTCGTCAATAGCAACCGCAGTTCCACGCAGCGGGAAGCACTTCCCGTCTTCCCGCACCTTGAGACTAGGGTGTCCCAACCGGAGTGCAGTCTCCGTGAAACTGGGTCATCACTGAAATGTCATTACCTGGAGCCTCGGCAAAGGAAAATGTGGTTGTCTAAACGACTTTCTTGTGTGTGGCGTGTGGTGGGGACTGTTGGGCAGCATGCCCGCCCGCGTGCACACCCCAAGTGAGTTCGACAATGCACTGGTGGGTGCCAAAGGGGGTCCGAGGTCTTGTTGCTTGCGATGCGTCGCCGGAAAAACACAAACCACGGCCGGCTTTTGGTGTGGTCGGGGGTAAGGTTACGTGTCCGCGCCGTCGGTTAGCACCTTTCACGTTGGCGAGGTCAGTTCGTAGCACTTTGGGTGGTGGCGGACTGTGTGTGGGGACGGGCGCTTTGCTCGTATTGGGGTGTGTCCCCCCTTGCGGTATGCTCCCCAATTTAAGCAGACCTTCAAGCAATGCAATGCACTTCGCTCGCTATCTACGCGCTATCGCACCCATATGCCAGTGATCGATCGCTTTAAGGGCGACATCCGCCCCCCTTTCCGAGCGATGCCTAACCGTTAGCACGTCCCCTGTAATGATTACTACGGGTGAGTTGGGAACCTTACGACAAGTTTGTCTCGAGACCTACTTGTTCCACAGCTACTTCGCGATCCGTCACCCTGGCGACGCGGGCGCAAGGGCAAAATGGCGGAGATGCTGAAAGCGTTCACGGGTATTATGAGGTTGGCGCTTGTGCTACAGCCCGGCCCTGACGCGGCTCGCTATCGCTGCTTGATCTCCCTTCCCTGACAACGCCCTGGGGCGTGCCGCCCTGCGGGGGGTTTCCGTCAATCCCGTGACTGGATGTGGGGTTTATGTGGTTTCGGAGGGGTCATGGCGCTCTTCCGGCGTGCCCTGGTTCCCCCTGGAGACCCTTCTGCGCCAACTGTCTTTGGGAACCTGTATTTGGCGTTCTATTCCTTCTTGTCCAAGTTGTGAATGTTGTCTGACCAGCGGCGTTGCGGTTTTCCGCCCGTTCCCCTCACAGGGCAGTGTGTGTTGGGGTCCCGCCTAGAGGTCAACGGTTTCATGCAGCACAGCGTGCAGGGTCAGTAGTGTTATGCCCGGCTCTCTCCCTTGCCGGTGCCTGCTACCTTTCGTTGCCTTACTGAATATCTGTGGGAGCCGTGAGGCAGCGGTTTCCCCTGCGTCGCCGCGAAGTGTAGACCCTCTGTTGTGTTTTACATTATTGCTGCGCTCTGCGCCGTGGCCACTTCGTCGTTCGATTACTACCGTAAGCCGGTGTGTTCGTGGTGGGTGGTTTGTTGATCACTATACCGGTCTGCACATATTTGCTGCCAATGCTTCTGTATTGGAGCACCCTCTTTGATAGTTGGGAGTTTATGCACCTGTGCTATGCGTTGCGCAGGAAACTCTCGTCGCTCGTGTGCTTGCATGGGGAACGCAGCGGAGGGGAACGTGGTTGATGAATTTGCCTTAACTGGACGCTTAGGGATATGGTGTTGCGGGAGATTACTTGGTTCCGTCCACTGGCGTTGCGTAAAAACTTGGTATAACACTCGTCGCTTCAGGCGTTTGGCCGCTTCCTCGACTCGCCAGGTTTACACCTGACGCAACTTGGGCAGGAGGTCCTATTTCGGCAATTACGGCGGATTGATGCCGGTTGAGTGACGGCGCACCTTTTAAGCGTACTGAACGGTAATTCGGCGTCTCCTCGTGTACCACTGTGTGTAGGAGACGTTGATGTGTTTGAACTTACGATATTAAATATGTTCAGGACCTGTTGGAAcgttaataaaaaaattatgcgCCAACTTCACTCGATTGTACCAAGCGTAGGGTTTCAGAAGCAAatgtatacgtatatattgCCCGACGGTCGTATGCTGCCACATAACGGCTTGCCCCATATAACCATTTAGCGGGGGAAGTGGTCTATCGAAAataagcaaagaaaaaaaaacgacacgGTACGAGCGTGATGGAAAGTAAGGGTGCCCTTTGGACTAGATTTTCACGCTAGATTCTCTATATTGACTGCTCATGCCATGGGTGGTTGTGGgataacaaacaaacacaaaaaaatgtgacTCCGCTACTAGCTGTTGCGCTGCATTTCATACCGCGAGGTATGGGGaattatcttctttttctgaAACCAAGGAAGTGCATGCATGTGTGAGTTGCCACCTCTGCTACATATATGTTTGGGTCCATAGCCAAAAGAGCGGAAAGGGTGGACTGAATTACGCACGCATAATGGACCAATACAAaatatttattcttttcctaCCATTGCTTATCACACCTTTTCTGTTAGTAAgggttattattgtttgtgttttgatACAAATGGGGTGACATATAAACTCAACATGCTGGGGGTCACAGGCGTGCGAAGGCACTGAGCGAACGGTGAACACCCAATCACTAAGTAACCAAATGTGTTATTTCCGCCTTTGTGTGTGCCGTTGTTGAGAGCACTATGTTGTGCTTTAAGGGTACCActgtattttttctccttttcgcGTATGCTCATTTACTGATTTTAATTAGTTGcagtaaaagaaataagtaTGAAGAACAGTGTTGCGCGCACTCAACCAGTGCGCAAGTATGAGAACTTTACTTTGGAGAATAACTTACCGTTGGCACTGGGGGCCAATTTTCACGATGACCCAATTTGTCGCGATACAAACAGAACTAGTCACACGTTACTGTTGCCACGGAATGTAGACTATGCCCCCCATACAGAGTACGTATTTAATGGAGGTGGCTTCAATCGGGAAAATAAGATGAGAACTATTGATGAAGAGTTTGTCGATGAGGACGAGCCTGTGTTTGATGGTTGGATGACAGTAAACTTTGATAACCCCGATGACGCGAAGGATCACGTTGTGTCCTTTCTTGCGTACTTTGTGGAAGATATTCCAGAAGGGACTGAGACTAAGATCGTGAGGAAGGTTTGCATTCGTTATTACACACAGGATAATAGCATATCTGTGCAAGAGGCGAAGCAACAAAACAGTGGTATTGTGCAATCGACCATTCTGTCCCGAAGACAAGTACCGAGAAGAATGGACAACATCAATGATATTGTTATGCTGGAAGACTTCCAAATAGGTGGAACAATTACGTTATTCAGCAGAGAGTATCATATTCTTGACATGGATGCGAGAAGCCGCCTTTATTATAAGAAGGTACTTGGTCAAACAGTGCCAGAACCGTTGCCGTGGCCAATTGAGATTGACAAATTCACTACAATGCAAGCTCAACTATCCAAAAGCACTCATCGTCTTGCTACATCTGAAGATATGGACCAGAAGCGTGCGATTGAACAACAACTGACTGGTATTTACACGAAGCATCCCACGGAAGATATTCTTACAGCTCAAAACTTCCTTCGTCATAACATAAATGAGCACCTGACATTTTTAGCCCTGTGGGACGATCGCGAAAGTCTTAGTGGCGACCTTCGCTTTGTTGTGATTCGTCTGTATCTAGAGAATAACACTGTGGAGATTATTGAGAGAAGACAAGAAAATTCCGGGCGAATGGGCAGTTCGGTGATTTTGGGCCGTCAGCGGGTTGCTCGCCCCGGTGCGGAAGGGAGCAAAATCCGTTTCCAGGAGCATACGTTTGGTGTTATATTAAAGCGGGACTTTCTTGTGGCAGAAGACATGAAAGTGGGAGAAACATATCATATTCACGGTCGACCCTATTTTATATACGATGCCGACGAAGCAACACGCCGTTACATGAAGAACGAACTTGGTACTGATGAATCCCCTAATGATTTTGGTAAAAATCATTAAGTTAAGGTGGATACACATCTTGTCATATGATCAAATGGTTTCGCGAAAAATCAATAATCAGACAACAAGATGTGCGAACTCGATATTTTACACGACTCTCTTTACCAATTCTGCCCCGAATTACACTTAAAACGACTCAACAGCTTAACGTTGGCTTGCCACGCATTACTTGACTGTAAAACTCTCACTCTTACCGAACTTGGCCGTAACCTGCCAACCAAAGCGAGAACAAAACATAACATCAAACGAATCGACCGATTGTTAGGTAATCGTCACCTCCACAAAGAGCGACTCGCTGTATACCGTTGGCATGCTAGCTTTATCTGTTCGGGCAATACGATGCCCATTGTACTTGTTGACTGGTCTGATATTCGTGAGCAAAAACGACTTATGGTATTGCGAGCTTCAGTCGCACTACACGGTCGTTCTGTTACTCTTTATGAGAAAGCGTTCCCGCTTTCAGAGCAATGTTCAAAGAAAGCTCATGACCAATTTCTAGCCGACCTTGCGAGCATTCTACCGAGTAACACCACACCGCTCATTGTCAGTGATGCTGGCTTTAAAGTGCCATGGTATAAATCCGTTGAGAAGCTGGGTTGGTACTGGTTAAGTCGAGTAAGAGGAAAAGTACAATATGCAGACCTAGGAGCGGAAAACTGGAAACCTATCAGCAACTTACATGATATGTCATCTAGTCACTCAAAGACTTTAGGCTATAAGAGGCTGACTAAAAGCAATCCAATCTCATGCCAAATTCTATTGTATAAATCTCGCTCTAAAGGCCGAAAAAATCAGCGCTCGACACGGACTCATTGTCACCACCCGTCACCTAAAATCTACTCAGCGTCGGCAAAGGAGCCATGGGTTCTAGCAACTAACTTACCTGTTGAAATTCGAACACCCAAACAACTTGTTAATATCTATTCGAAGCGAATGCAGATTGAAGAAACCTTCCGAGACTTGAAAAGTCCTGCCTACGGACTAGGCCTACGCCATAGCCGAACGAGCAGCTCAGAGCGTTTTGATATCATGCTGCTAATCGCCCTGATGCTTCAACTAACATGTTGGCTTGCGGGCGTTCATGCTCAGAAACAAGGTTGGGACAAGCACTTCCAGGCTAACACAGTCAGAAATCGAAACGTACTCTCAACAGTTCGCTTAGGCATGGAAGTTTTGCGGCATTCTGGCTACACAATAACAAGGGAAGACTTACTCGTGGCTGCAACCCTACTAGCTCAAAATTTATTCACACATGGTTACGCTTTGGGGAAATTATGAGGGGATCTCTCAGAACTTGGTATTGAACTCGCACCGTGTGTAGACATAAAGCCTATCCTTGCCTCCGACGAGAAAAAGCCAATAATAttctttcctcccccacCAAACGGCTTTGGGAGCGAACGAGAAAACCGATCAAGTTGGCTAACTTTAAATCCAAGGCCGATGCGCCGTGATGttgaaaaaattgaaaaagaagagggcaGGGTCATGAATTTTTTGGCGGAGTTGGCCAATCCTTTGGTCCGCGGTGATGAGAAGAGGAGATTTGTTATATCCTTTTTTAGAGAAACTGATGAAATGTC
Above is a window of Trypanosoma brucei brucei TREU927 chromosome 3, complete sequence DNA encoding:
- a CDS encoding transposase of Tn10 (The Tn10 insertion is an artefact from the BAC construction and is not present in other BACs covering this region or in Tb927 genomic DNA.) is translated as MCELDILHDSLYQFCPELHLKRLNSLTLACHALLDCKTLTLTELGRNLPTKARTKHNIKRIDRLLGNRHLHKERLAVYRWHASFICSGNTMPIVLVDWSDIREQKRLMVLRASVALHGRSVTLYEKAFPLSEQCSKKAHDQFLADLASILPSNTTPLIVSDAGFKVPWYKSVEKLGWYWLSRVRGKVQYADLGAENWKPISNLHDMSSSHSKTLGYKRLTKSNPISCQILLYKSRSKGRKNQRSTRTHCHHPSPKIYSASAKEPWVLATNLPVEIRTPKQLVNIYSKRMQIEETFRDLKSPAYGLGLRHSRTSSSERFDIMLLIALMLQLTCWLAGVHAQKQGWDKHFQANTVRNRNVLSTVRLGMEVLRHSGYTITREDLLVAATLLAQNLFTHGYALGKL